Proteins from a genomic interval of Zingiber officinale cultivar Zhangliang chromosome 2A, Zo_v1.1, whole genome shotgun sequence:
- the LOC122039988 gene encoding uncharacterized protein LOC122039988 — translation MGCWSPVDAMKAYLRTLQLLEEFYEYYEEEEVGIEPMCVEYISALAAGNRARVMVDVEPGGMSPSVIALAAAARQTGGRVVCVRREQEAGELLRRQAEGLGLADVVECRVAGRPGEAVERLRGVDFAVVDRGMGEEDCEEAVAAVDAGPRGAVVVVSNLFDGGRRSPAQAAPAGGRTRVQMRGRSSSVVLPFGGGMEVIRIVGRRGDGDGGRRGKRRTFVVYYEDRETVHEDCVDLE, via the exons ATGGGTTGCTGGTCGCCGGTGGACGCCATGAAAGCTTACCTACGCACACTTCAATTG TTGGAGGAATTCTACGAGTACTACGAGGAAGAGGAAGTGGGCATCGAGCCCATGTGCGTGGAGTACATCTCCGCCCTGGCGGCCGGCAACCGCGCCAGGGTCATGGTGGACGTGGAACCCGGCGGCATGTCGCCGTCCGTAATCGCGCTGGCTGCGGCGGCGCGGCAGACGGGCGGGCGGGTCGTCTGTGTGCGCCGCGAGCAGGAGGCGGGGGAGCTGCTGAGGAGGCAGGCCGAGGGGTTGGGCCTGGCGGACGTGGTGGAGTGCCGGGTGGCGGGGCGGCCGGGGGAGGCGGTGGAGCGGCTAAGGGGAGTGGACTTCGCGGTGGTGGACCGAGGGATGGGGGAGGAGGACTGCGAGGAGGCGGTGGCGGCCGTGGACGCGGGCCCGCGCGGGGCGGTGGTGGTGGTGAGCAACCTGTTCGATGGCGGGAGGAGGTCGCCGGCCCAGGCGGCTCCTGCGGGAGGAAGGACGAGGGTGCAGATGAGAGGGAGATCGTCGTCGGTGGTGCTGCCGTTCGGCGGAGGGATGGAGGTGATACGAATTGTGGGAAGAAGGGGGGATGGAGATGGCGGTAGGAGGGGCAAGAGGAGGACTTTTGTGGTGTACTATGAAGATCGCGAGACAGTGCATGAAGATTGTGTAGACCTTGAATAA